The following proteins come from a genomic window of Cronobacter muytjensii ATCC 51329:
- the pxpC gene encoding 5-oxoprolinase subunit PxpC: MLKIIRAGMHASIQDGGRFGLRQYGVSQCGALDGPSLQIANLLVGNDPNAAALEITLGQCVVEFTEDGWFALTGAGCDAMLDDRAVWTGWRLLARAGQRLSLKLPRRGMRSYLALAGGFDVPEVMGSCSTDVKAGVGGFEGRLLRDGDAVPVKPATRHFREARGVKQLLWGNRIRALPGPEYHEFSHAAKEAFWRTPWQLSPQSNRMGYRLHGHVLERTTERDLLSHGLLPGVVQVPPGGQPIVLMNDAQTTGGYPRIACVIDADRYNLAQLRLGEPIHFVQCSIEEALRARSDRERYLEQLAWRLNDED; encoded by the coding sequence ATGCTGAAGATTATTCGCGCGGGCATGCACGCCTCGATTCAGGACGGCGGCCGTTTCGGGCTGCGCCAGTATGGCGTGAGCCAGTGCGGCGCGCTGGATGGCCCGTCGTTGCAGATTGCCAACCTGCTGGTGGGCAACGATCCGAACGCGGCGGCGCTTGAAATTACGCTCGGGCAGTGCGTGGTGGAGTTCACCGAAGACGGCTGGTTTGCGCTCACTGGCGCGGGCTGCGACGCGATGCTTGACGATCGCGCCGTCTGGACCGGCTGGCGCCTGCTGGCCCGTGCGGGACAACGCTTAAGCCTGAAGCTGCCGCGCCGCGGCATGCGCAGCTATCTGGCGCTGGCGGGCGGTTTCGACGTGCCGGAAGTGATGGGCTCTTGCAGTACCGACGTCAAAGCGGGCGTCGGCGGTTTTGAAGGTCGTCTGCTGCGCGACGGCGACGCCGTGCCGGTGAAGCCAGCCACCCGCCATTTTCGCGAGGCGCGCGGCGTGAAGCAGTTACTGTGGGGTAACCGCATTCGCGCGCTGCCAGGGCCGGAGTATCATGAATTCAGCCACGCGGCGAAAGAAGCGTTCTGGCGTACGCCCTGGCAGCTAAGCCCGCAGAGTAACCGCATGGGCTACCGGTTGCATGGCCATGTGCTGGAGCGCACCACGGAGCGCGATCTGCTCTCCCACGGGTTGTTGCCGGGTGTGGTGCAGGTGCCCCCCGGCGGTCAGCCGATTGTGTTGATGAACGACGCCCAGACCACCGGCGGCTACCCGCGTATCGCATGCGTCATTGACGCCGACCGTTACAACCTCGCGCAGCTGCGTTTAGGCGAGCCCATTCACTTTGTGCAGTGCTCCATCGAAGAGGCGCTGAGGGCGCGCAGCGACCGTGAACGTTACCTTGAACAACTGGCATGGCGGCTGAATGATGAAGATTGA